Proteins encoded by one window of Salvia splendens isolate huo1 chromosome 5, SspV2, whole genome shotgun sequence:
- the LOC121804767 gene encoding uncharacterized protein LOC121804767, with amino-acid sequence MDCNKDEAIRARELAEMKMKHNDFEGARKIVLKAQNLYPELENISQLLSICDVNCAAQKMVSGSEKDWYGVLQVAKFADEMAIKKQYRRLALFLHPDKNRFSGAESAFKLICEANAVLSDPQRKFLYDQKIRATVRSGPVVPPHHHLNRNYQFNKQYGAEIKVTNAFHSMNQHQTAQSSFSVRQDVFCTSCPFCCLKYLLNREFVNTTLRCQKCLKTFSAFETAGQGVPMETSQNRGSKQGVQNGKGFSASEMASQWCANNQKVRPQPSVRTESIFKDKGVGRAAKVNGDLKSKRRDSGINKRKGRRRGSESSESYDTSSESDLEDDYGVATELNSGPTNDHFPRRSSRKRQNVSYNEGVGDDDADDDLPSSRKRSHGNKLPESVQHENQSGLHADTDFSKSESKETGSVFPEGRLYDKSDSDKGVKKKGEGCCTSNIGADAVETETNSDMDAHSGDDSDNNPSQYDDPEFNDFDKDRDVNCFALNQYWACYDSVDGMPRFYAKVKKVQHSPFELVITWLEADPADDIHRKWVDEDLPVGCGKFNVGTVQRMSNRLTFAQQVHCEKGKRGSLIIHPRRGEVWAIFKDWDLSWSSQPDSHREYKYEVVEVLSDFDVVTGARVCYLDKVGGFVSLFQRSSPSVTESFMIGPNEVYRFSHCIRSFKMTGSEREGVPVGSFELDPAALPLNPDHLWYPGKSKMGTENVGPGANCAPPKSGLGKGNFVGSDTKVFVDLECSDG; translated from the coding sequence ATGGACTGCAACAAAGATGAGGCTATCCGTGCCAGGGAATTGGCTGAGATGAAAATGAAACACAATGACTTTGAAGGGGCTCGAAAAATTGTGCTGAAGGCACAGAATCTTTATCCAGAACTTGAGAACATTTCCCAGTTGCTTAGCATCTGCGATGTTAATTGTGCAGCTCAAAAAATGGTGTCCGGATCTGAAAAGGACTGGTATGGAGTCCTTCAAGTTGCAAAGTTTGCTGATGAGATGGCAATCAAGAAACAATACCGGCGGCTTGCTCTTTTTCTTCATCCGGATAAGAATCGATTTTCTGGCGCAGAGTCTGCTTTTAAGTTGATTTGTGAAGCAAACGCGGTGCTTTCAGACCCTCAAAGGAAGTTTTTATATGACCAGAAGATCAGGGCAACGGTTAGATCTGGTCCAGTAGTTCCCCCACATCACCACTTGAATCGAAATTATCAATTTAACAAGCAATATGGAGCTGAGATCAAAGTTACCAATGCTTTTCACAGTATGAACCAACATCAAACTGCTCAGTCGAGCTTTTCTGTCAGGCAGGATGTATTCTGCACAAGTTGCCCATTTTGTTGTTTAAAGTACCTATTGAATAGAGAATTCGTTAACACAACTTTGCGCTGCCAGAAATGCTTAAAGACTTTTAGTGCTTTTGAAACGGCTGGTCAAGGTGTTCCCATGGAGACTTCTCAGAATCGGGGAAGTAAACAGGGTGTTCAAAATGGCAAGGGATTTTCGGCTTCAGAAATGGCATCTCAGTGGTGTGCCAACAATCAAAAAGTCCGACCCCAACCAAGTGTTCGGACAGAAAGTATTTTCAAAGATAAGGGGGTAGGAAGGGCTGCAAAGGTCAATGGGGACTTGAAGTCCAAAAGAAGAGATTCTGGCATTAATAAAAGAAAGGGGAGAAGAAGGGGTTCGGAATCTAGTGAGAGTTATGACACTTCCAGTGAATCTGACTTAGAAGATGACTATGGTGTTGCAACTGAGCTGAATTCTGGACCAACTAACGATCATTTTCCACGAAGATCATCTCGGAAGAGGCAAAACGTATCCTACAATGAAGGTGTTGgtgatgatgatgctgatgatgATCTTCCTAGCTCCCGCAAGAGATCTCATGGAAACAAATTACCAGAATCTGTGCAACATGAGAATCAAAGTGGTTTACATGCTGATACAGATTTTTCCAAGTCTGAGAGTAAAGAAACAGGATCTGTTTTCCCTGAAGGAAGACTCTATGATAAGTCTGACAGTGACAAAGGAGTCAAGAAAAAGGGAGAAGGCTGCTGTACTTCAAACATTGGTGCTGATGCAGTTGAAACTGAAACCAACTCTGACATGGATGCACATTCTGGTGATGATTCAGATAATAACCCCAGTCAATATGATGATCCAGAATTTAATGATTTTGATAAGGATCGTGATGTCAACTGTTTTGCTTTAAACCAATACTGGGCTTGTTATGATTCAGTTGATGGCATGCCAAGATTTTATGCAAAGGTGAAGAAGGTACAACACTCTCCATTTGAGTTGGTGATCACATGGTTAGAAGCTGATCCTGCAGATGATATTCACAGAAAATGGGTAGATGAGGATTTGCCTGTTGGTTGTGGTAAATTTAACGTTGGGACAGTTCAAAGGATGTCAAATCGCCTCACATTTGCTCAACAAGTGCACTGTGAGAAGGGTAAGAGAGGCTCTTTAATCATACATCCGAGGCGAGGGGAAGTTTGGGCTATTTTCAAGGATTGGGATTTGAGCTGGAGCTCTCAGCCTGATAGTCACAGAGAGTACAAATATGAAGTTGTGGAGGTGCTTTCAGATTTTGATGTAGTCACTGGCGCAAGAGTTTGTTACTTAGATAAAGTTGGAGGATTTGTGAGCCTTTTCCAGAGAAGTAGCCCGAGCGTCACTGAGTCTTTTATGATAGGACCCAATGAAGTGTACAGATTCTCACACTGTATTCGTTCTTTCAAAATGACAGGCTCTGAAAGAGAAGGAGTACCAGTTGGCTCTTTTGAACTTGATCCTGCCGCCTTACCTCTGAATCCCGATCACTTGTGGTACCCTGGTAAATCAAAGATGGGGACCGAGAATGTGGGGCCTGGAGCTAACTGTGCACCACCAAAGTCGGGTTTAGGAAAAGGTAATTTTGTGGGATCTGATACGAAGGTGTTTGTGGATCTGGAGTGTTCTGATGGGTAG
- the LOC121804775 gene encoding uncharacterized protein LOC121804775 isoform X2 produces MHCSTSQALMEATDATSPYDLEYRASEDDAWYSVCVLLDAGAEMLTVKYMCSPEVYEIVFHASKFRTESEVDELVSRFRPVSHQLQDHECLKLSVGTTVCAAHGTTDDDLRFYDAVVDAVYRRTHSCVGGEEECLCSFVLFWKHGRGRGTLTSVSIASICFLDTATHIDPRIIAFAKMARKSHASIRNDSESSQKRPLESEIRMRLKSQADEMKAKDSSYNQCTNQDEDMGPKPCNTNDLATSDDHFFILINNLEKGLTASVIKSFIFEKTTILAEAYVFPSLVSDPFARGAIMVDSQTKAQTVHEFLDSPKHFVVSSKGRPWVITQKPSAGTFGASIRNILPEEINHKRTDRELEVIVSGTKSYESAKQLRDLVIDFLYHQSVVSKRLVFLEKKILWS; encoded by the exons ATGCACTGCAGCACGTCCCAGGCGTTAATGGAGGCAACTGATGCCACGTCACCATACGACCTAGAGTACAGAGCCAGCGAGGACGACGCCTGGTACAGCGTGTGCGTCCTTCTCGACGCCGGCGCCGAGATGCTCACCGTCAAATACATGTGCTCGCCGGAGGTCTACGAAATTGTCTTCCACGCCTCGAAATTCCGAACCGAGTCGGAGGTGGATGAGCTCGTTTCCCGCTTCAGACCGGTTTCGCACCAGTTGCAGGATCACGAGTGCCTCAAGCTATCCGTCGGAACCACTGTCTGCGCCGCACATGGCACCACCGATGATGACCTCAGGTTCTACGACGCCGTTGTTGATGCG GTGTACCGAAGGACACATTCATGTGTTGGTGGGGAAGAGGAGTGTTTGTGCTCCTTTGTGCTATTCTGGAAACATGGCCGTGGTCGTGGTACCTTGACATCTGTTAGTATAGCCAGTATCTGTTTTTTAGATACTGCAACTCACATTGATCCTAGAATCATTGCTTTTGCAAAAATGGCTAGGAAGAGTCACGCATCTATTAGAAATGATTCTGAATCATCTCAAAAGAGACCCCTG GAGTCGGAGATCAGGATGAGGCTTAAAAGTCAAGCAGATGAAATGAAAG CAAAGGATAGCAGTTATAACCAATGCACAAATCAAGATGAAGATATGGGACCGAAACCTTGCAACACTAATGATTTGGCTACGAGTGATgatcacttttttatattgatcaATAATCTGGAGAAAGGCCTAACTGCATCAGTGATCAAGAGCTTCATTTTTGAGAAAACTACTATTCTGGCAGAAGCATATGTGTTTCCAAGTCTGGTCTCAGACCCATTTGCAAGGGGCGCCATAATGGTGGATAGTCAAACGAAGGCTCAGACTGTACATGAATTCTTGGACAGTCCAAAACACTTTGTTGTGTCTTCAAAAGGAAG GCCATGGGTTATCACCCAAAAACCATCGGCAGGCACATTTGGAGCAAGTATAAGGAACATACTCCCT GAGGAAATCAATCATAAAAGAACTGACAGAGAACTGGAAGTAATTGTATCAGGAACTAAATCTTACGAGAGCGCAAAACAGTTAAGAGACTTGGTAATTGATTTTCTATATCACCAATCAGTAGTTTCCAAGAGACTAGTTTTTCTAGAAAAGAAAATCTTGTGGTCGTGA
- the LOC121804775 gene encoding uncharacterized protein LOC121804775 isoform X1: MHCSTSQALMEATDATSPYDLEYRASEDDAWYSVCVLLDAGAEMLTVKYMCSPEVYEIVFHASKFRTESEVDELVSRFRPVSHQLQDHECLKLSVGTTVCAAHGTTDDDLRFYDAVVDAVYRRTHSCVGGEEECLCSFVLFWKHGRGRGTLTSVSIASICFLDTATHIDPRIIAFAKMARKSHASIRNDSESSQKRPLESEIRMRLKSQADEMKDSAKDSSYNQCTNQDEDMGPKPCNTNDLATSDDHFFILINNLEKGLTASVIKSFIFEKTTILAEAYVFPSLVSDPFARGAIMVDSQTKAQTVHEFLDSPKHFVVSSKGRPWVITQKPSAGTFGASIRNILPEEINHKRTDRELEVIVSGTKSYESAKQLRDLVIDFLYHQSVVSKRLVFLEKKILWS; the protein is encoded by the exons ATGCACTGCAGCACGTCCCAGGCGTTAATGGAGGCAACTGATGCCACGTCACCATACGACCTAGAGTACAGAGCCAGCGAGGACGACGCCTGGTACAGCGTGTGCGTCCTTCTCGACGCCGGCGCCGAGATGCTCACCGTCAAATACATGTGCTCGCCGGAGGTCTACGAAATTGTCTTCCACGCCTCGAAATTCCGAACCGAGTCGGAGGTGGATGAGCTCGTTTCCCGCTTCAGACCGGTTTCGCACCAGTTGCAGGATCACGAGTGCCTCAAGCTATCCGTCGGAACCACTGTCTGCGCCGCACATGGCACCACCGATGATGACCTCAGGTTCTACGACGCCGTTGTTGATGCG GTGTACCGAAGGACACATTCATGTGTTGGTGGGGAAGAGGAGTGTTTGTGCTCCTTTGTGCTATTCTGGAAACATGGCCGTGGTCGTGGTACCTTGACATCTGTTAGTATAGCCAGTATCTGTTTTTTAGATACTGCAACTCACATTGATCCTAGAATCATTGCTTTTGCAAAAATGGCTAGGAAGAGTCACGCATCTATTAGAAATGATTCTGAATCATCTCAAAAGAGACCCCTG GAGTCGGAGATCAGGATGAGGCTTAAAAGTCAAGCAGATGAAATGAAAG ATTCAGCAAAGGATAGCAGTTATAACCAATGCACAAATCAAGATGAAGATATGGGACCGAAACCTTGCAACACTAATGATTTGGCTACGAGTGATgatcacttttttatattgatcaATAATCTGGAGAAAGGCCTAACTGCATCAGTGATCAAGAGCTTCATTTTTGAGAAAACTACTATTCTGGCAGAAGCATATGTGTTTCCAAGTCTGGTCTCAGACCCATTTGCAAGGGGCGCCATAATGGTGGATAGTCAAACGAAGGCTCAGACTGTACATGAATTCTTGGACAGTCCAAAACACTTTGTTGTGTCTTCAAAAGGAAG GCCATGGGTTATCACCCAAAAACCATCGGCAGGCACATTTGGAGCAAGTATAAGGAACATACTCCCT GAGGAAATCAATCATAAAAGAACTGACAGAGAACTGGAAGTAATTGTATCAGGAACTAAATCTTACGAGAGCGCAAAACAGTTAAGAGACTTGGTAATTGATTTTCTATATCACCAATCAGTAGTTTCCAAGAGACTAGTTTTTCTAGAAAAGAAAATCTTGTGGTCGTGA
- the LOC121804775 gene encoding uncharacterized protein LOC121804775 isoform X3 — MHCSTSQALMEATDATSPYDLEYRASEDDAWYSVCVLLDAGAEMLTVKYMCSPEVYEIVFHASKFRTESEVDELVSRFRPVSHQLQDHECLKLSVGTTVCAAHGTTDDDLRFYDAVVDAVYRRTHSCVGGEEECLCSFVLFWKHGRGRGTLTSVSIASICFLDTATHIDPRIIAFAKMARKSHASIRNDSESSQKRPLESEIRMRLKSQADEMKDSAKDSSYNQCTNQDEDMGPKPCNTNDLATSDDHFFILINNLEKGLTASVIKSFIFEKTTILAEAYVFPSLVSDPFARGAIMVDSQTKAQTVHEFLDSPKHFVVSSKGSVLQLYTYAGHGLSPKNHRQAHLEQV, encoded by the exons ATGCACTGCAGCACGTCCCAGGCGTTAATGGAGGCAACTGATGCCACGTCACCATACGACCTAGAGTACAGAGCCAGCGAGGACGACGCCTGGTACAGCGTGTGCGTCCTTCTCGACGCCGGCGCCGAGATGCTCACCGTCAAATACATGTGCTCGCCGGAGGTCTACGAAATTGTCTTCCACGCCTCGAAATTCCGAACCGAGTCGGAGGTGGATGAGCTCGTTTCCCGCTTCAGACCGGTTTCGCACCAGTTGCAGGATCACGAGTGCCTCAAGCTATCCGTCGGAACCACTGTCTGCGCCGCACATGGCACCACCGATGATGACCTCAGGTTCTACGACGCCGTTGTTGATGCG GTGTACCGAAGGACACATTCATGTGTTGGTGGGGAAGAGGAGTGTTTGTGCTCCTTTGTGCTATTCTGGAAACATGGCCGTGGTCGTGGTACCTTGACATCTGTTAGTATAGCCAGTATCTGTTTTTTAGATACTGCAACTCACATTGATCCTAGAATCATTGCTTTTGCAAAAATGGCTAGGAAGAGTCACGCATCTATTAGAAATGATTCTGAATCATCTCAAAAGAGACCCCTG GAGTCGGAGATCAGGATGAGGCTTAAAAGTCAAGCAGATGAAATGAAAG ATTCAGCAAAGGATAGCAGTTATAACCAATGCACAAATCAAGATGAAGATATGGGACCGAAACCTTGCAACACTAATGATTTGGCTACGAGTGATgatcacttttttatattgatcaATAATCTGGAGAAAGGCCTAACTGCATCAGTGATCAAGAGCTTCATTTTTGAGAAAACTACTATTCTGGCAGAAGCATATGTGTTTCCAAGTCTGGTCTCAGACCCATTTGCAAGGGGCGCCATAATGGTGGATAGTCAAACGAAGGCTCAGACTGTACATGAATTCTTGGACAGTCCAAAACACTTTGTTGTGTCTTCAAAAGGAAG CGTTCTTCAATTATATACTTATGCAGGCCATGGGTTATCACCCAAAAACCATCGGCAGGCACATTTGGAGCAAGTATAA